The genomic DNA TAGGTGAAAAACCCAGCTCCTATTATCTTGGGAGATACTGGACAAAAGCAAACAACGTGATTTATGCGAAAAATAAGGCCGTTTGTGGCGAATTGTGTTCGTTCTGACTGGTATAAGCATCACAAAATTCCGTCATGAGCCTAAATTAGAAGCTCACCCCCAAAGGTGCGCTACGGTAAAGGAGGGGAGCGGCTACTGTCTATTTTCCTTGTTCCATCTGAGGACAAAAGTTCCATTTAGTATCACTATGACTAAACCCCACACCGCTGCCAGGGGCCAGGTCGAGCCTCGCTTTCTCATGAACGATGGGAATACCCTGGTCATAAGGCGCGGGCGGTAGTTGGTGACAATGTGCCTGTGTCTGTAGAGCAGGCCGGGGTGACGGCAGCCGATGTAACCAAACAGGAGGCTCGCCGCCAGTAGGAGGCCGTACAGGGCTATGAAAGGGGTTCTGGGATTCCTCGACAGCGCATAGCAGAGCAGCGCCCCGAGCAGAGGCGCGGGCACCACCAGGTATCGCGGCGGCGGCGCAAATCCTCCCCACCAGAAGACGAAGTTTGCTCCCGGGAGATAGATGGCGAGCAGCACGAGCAAGAGCCATAGGCCGAGCTGCCGACGTTCCCGGATAAGGAGCAGCAGGCCCGTGAGCGAGAGTATATAGATGGGCGACCAGGTGAGTATGCCATGTCCCTCATCGAGTGCCAGGCCGAAGGCGCCGTCGAGCATGCCTTTGCTGAAGAATCCGCGGCGGGCAAAATCCTGGTAGACGTATCCCGCCGCGGGATTGAGCGTTCCGAACGCGAGGTACTGGTAGTAGGAAAAGAAGATGAGGGAAATGCAAAATGGGATGACAAAGACGATTGAGCGCCGCTCTCGTGTATCTCCTCCCCCTCCCGCCCCTTTCAGCAAGAGCCAGAGCAGAATGAGCGCGGGGAGGAAAAACCGGAATGAGAGCCAGGGGAGCGCCGCAATGGCAAGTGAAGACAGAAGATGAGACGGCGAGTCGGGGGATCGGAGAGACGGCGAATCGGCGAGTCGGCGAATCGGCGAAGCGTGACGAAAGGCATAGAGTATCAACAACGCCGCGGGCAGTTCCGGGTACACGAGGTTTGAGTAGAAAATGACCGGCGGTGTAAATACGACGGCCGCGGTGCACGCCAGTGCCGCCCACGGTTTCCCCGTGCGGGGATAAGCGGTTTCACCCTCCCCGGTGATCTCTGAACAAAAGAGATAGACGTTGACTGCGAGCAAAGCGGCGATGAGGTTCATGAAGAGACATACGGCGGTCCGGGGCGCGAGGGGGCCATGCAGGCCGAGCGCGTACGCGGGAGCAATCAATATCGCCAGGCCGGGTGTGTGAATGGAATAGATCTCTTTTTTTCCCCAGTCCTTACGCGCCCCGTGCTCATCGCATCGCTCCATGCCGAAGAACCGCCCGTCCTTATTGACGCGGTTGTTATAGAGATTGAAATCCCCATCTGTCACCAGGCTGTGCGCGAGGAGCATGTAGGAAGGCTCATCACCCGTGAGAAGATATGCCTGTGCCGGACCCTCGGCGCCGAGCCTCACGAGCCTGGAACGTGCCAGGGAAAAAGTGGCGAGGGAGAGGACAAAAACCGCCAGTGGGATTGCATTTTTATGTAATCTCATGATGCCCGGTAAATTACTACGTGGGGTTCGATGCATCCAATCCCTACAATCCAGGGGCTCATTGGGATTATACGTTAGATTACCCCACGAGATTGCCGCGTCGCCCGTCATGCGACACCGATGCATGCCGGACTCCTCGCAATGACAATCGCGGCGCCTCATTTTAACATACACGGTAGAGCCTTGGGATGGTAAAATGACCGCTTATGGAAAGAGTTAAAGCTGATTGCCGATTTCTGCGCTGGGACAGACCGTGCGCTCCACACAAGAAAGAGGGGGTGCACTGTGCGCAGTGCTCTTTCTACAAGCCGGTGAAGGAACGGGTATTGATTGTCAAGCTTGATGCGCTCGGGGACGTGCTGCGCACGACCTGTATCCTCCCCGCATTGAAGAAGAAGCGCGGGCGCTCCCAGCTCACCTGGATCACCATGCCTGATGCCGTCCCGCTCCTTGAGAGCAATCCCTTTATTGACAGGGTGATCGCCTATGGGGCGGATGCGCTGGGGACCCTCGGCGCCGAGAGGTTTGATCTCGTCCTCTGTCTCGATGCCGCTCCACGGAGCGCCGCGCTGGGGAGCCTCGCGAAGGGGAGGATCAAGAAAGGCTTCGGCCTGGATGCGTGTGGCCGGGTCTTCCCGTTCAATCTCGAGGCGAGGGAGTGGTTTCTGATGGGCCTTTTCGACGACATCAAGAAGAGAAACACGCGGACCTATCAGGAGATTGTGATGGAGATCTGCGGCCTCAAGGGATTGGACCAGGAGATTGTGCTGCGCCTGACAGATGCAGAAAAGGCGTTTGCCCGCCGCTTTGCAGAGCGCGCGGGACTGCCTGCTCAGGAGGTGAAGTCGGGGAAGGGGCATGCGGTCATCGGCGTCAACACCGGAAGCGGCAACCGCTGGCCGATGAAGCAGTGGCCCATCCCGCAGTGTGTGGATTTCATACGAGGCCTCCTCGCCGAGAAGAGATGGACGGTCCTGCTGTTCGGGGGAGAGGAGGAAACCGCGCGCAATGCACAGATCAAAGAGGGGGCGGGCGAGGGCCTGATCGACACCGGGTGCCGTAACAGCGTGAGGGAGTTCGTGTCCCTCGTTGACCTGTGCGACGTGCTGGTGACGAGTGATACCCTCGGCCTCCACGTGGCGCTCGGCCTGGGGAAGAAGGTCATCGGCCTCTTCGGCCCGACCTCTGCTGCGGAGATTGACGTGTACGGCCGCGGTGTGAAAATCGTGTCGGATGCGGACTGCACCTGCTGCTACCGCCGCACATGCGGCCGCACGCCGTCCTGTATGGGTATGATCAGCGCCGATATCGCTCGCGAAGCGGTCGGGAAAATCCTCGCGGGATAATGCGAGCGGGATCGCAGGTGGCCAGGATAGGGACTGTGCGCGCCGCTCTCTTATGACATGAAAACGATTGTCGTCATCCCCACCTACAACGAGGCTCAAAACATCATGCCCCTCCTCGCCGAGGTGCTGAAGCAGCCTGGGGACCTGGAGGCCCTTGTCGTGGATGATGATTCGCCCGACGGCACGTGGAAACTCGTTGAGGAAGCACAGGTGAAGAACCCCCGGGTGCACTTATTGCTTCGGAGGGAGAAGCGGGGGCGCGGGCTCGCGGGGCTCGATGGTTTCAAAAAGGCGCTCGCGATGGGCGCTGACCGCATTGTCGAGATGGACGCAGATTTTTCGCACGATCCCGCGTATCTCCCCGCGCTTCTGGAGGCATCTGAATCGGCCGACCTGGTCATCGGATCGCGTTACGTTCCCGGGGGAAGCGATGAGGAGCGGGGGCTCGCGCGCCGCGCGGTGAGTTCGCTCGCGCGGCAGTACCTGAAATGGATCCTCTGGATCCCGGTGTGTGATCCAACCTCGGGCTACCGCTGCTTCCGGCGGGAGGCGCTCTCCTCTCTGATGGCGGAGGAGATAAGGGCGAGCGACCCTTTTATTATTACCGAGATCCTGTTCCGCAGCAAACGCAAGGGTCTGAGTATCGCCGAGGTGCCGATCGTTTTCCGCGTGCGTCGGGCGGGCAGTTCAAAGCTCAACGCGCTCACACTGGTGAAGTATTGTTTTAAAGCCATGACATTGCGGCTCTCTGAATTCAAGAGGGGAGGGGGGAGTGCGGCGGCGTAGTATGGGCGCGATAATCGGGGTCATCGGGGCTTCGAGAGCGGACCGGAGGGCGGCACGGGATGCCTATGAGGTCGGCCGGCTGATCGCACGGAGGGGAGCGGTGCTGATCTGCGGGGGGCTCACCGGCGTCATGGAGGCGGCGGCGCGGGGCGCCAGAGAGGAAGGAGGGCTGACGATCGGCGTACTCCCGGGTGATGACCCCCGACATGCCAATCTGTATATCGATATCCCCATTGTCACCGGTATGGGGTATGCGCGGAACATCGTTATTGTGCGCAGCGCGCGCGCCGTTATCGCCATCGGCGGTTCGTATGGCACGCTCTCCGAAATCGCCTATGCCCTTAACCTGGGTGTTCCCCTCATCGGTCTGGGCACGTGGGATATCGCGAAAATCGACGCGAGTGAGACGAGGATGGTCATGGTAAAAACGCCGGAAGAGGCGGTGGAAGAAGCGATGAAGAAAATCCAAAATCCCAAATCCCAAATCCCAATATAGCGTTGATTGGCAAATCGTCATTACGTGCTATTATTCTGGTACGTGGAACATCGGCTTGGCGGGAGATGTAAATGAAGGTGAAGAAAATCCCAAATCCCAAATGCCAGCAGAGGTTAGGAAAGTGAAGAACGGCAAGGCGGCAAAAGGGACAAGTGAGTTCCTGCTCATTCGAGAGAACAAAGCGGTCTATGATATTAGGGAAAGGGCGTTTCTTTTTGCGAGGAGGATTCTTGAGATTGCCGAGATGCTGCCCGGCAATCCGACGTGCAACGCCATCAGGGTTCAGCTCATAAAAGCGGGTACTTCTGTGGGAGCAAATGTCGAGGAGGCAGACGGTTCGTTTACGAGACCCGGCTTCCGTAATAAGATAGTCATTGCTCGAAAAGAAGCAAGGGAGACAAATTATTGGCTGCGCCTCGTTGCCGGGAAGTACATTGATGAAGCCTTGCTCGCCCGTGACATCCAGGAGAGCAAAGAGATGATCAAGATATTTAGCTCGATCATCGCAAAGGTTAAAGCATGAACACCACCCCGATCCTTTTACGCGCGTATCTTTTTTCTTCTCTATGCATTATTGGGATTTGGGATTTGGGATTTGAATGCCATGCACAACGGATTGGTCGAAATAAAGATACGGAGCGTTGCCCCCACCGCGGGCGGGTTCGCGATCTTCCTGCAGAATGGCAAGAAGACATTCGTGATCTACGTGGACCAGGAGGTGGGCTCGGCAATCTACATGTTCATTGAGGGGGCGAAGAAGCCACGACCGCTCACCCATGATCTCATCGGCAATATCCTCAAGGGGCTCGAGGTGAGGGTGGACAGGGTGGTGATCAATGACCTGCGCGACAACACCTTTTTCGCGCGCCTGTTCCTCAGCGGCGAGGGAGAGGCGGGCAAGAGGATAGTGGAGATTGACGCCCGGCCGAGCGATTGCCTGGCGATCGCGCTGCAGCAGGGGGCGCGAATCTATGTCGCGCCCCATGTCCTCGATGCGGTCAACGACGTCGGTGATTTTTTCAAGGATAAGGGGGATGATGCGTGATTAGTATTGCGGATGGCCGGCGCGCGTCATCGCCTTGCTGAAGACACAGCCGCAGTAGTTCTGCCGGTAGAGACCGAGGGCGCGGCTCAGCCGGCAGCTTTCCCCATAGCCGTTCCCCTTCTTGAAATCGGCCTCGTGGAAGCGGAGGTGGTGACGCTCCCCCGCCTCCAGCCCGATGCGGTTGACGAGGGCCGCGTCTTTGTGGGGGCTGATGGTGAGCGTGGTCCCAAAGCATTCAAGGTGATGAGCAGCCGCGGCGCGGGCTGTCTCCTCGAGCCTCACGCGGAAACAGACGGCGCACCGCGCTCCTCCCTCTGGCTCGGCTTCGCATCCCTTGATGAGAGAGAACCAGGCGCCGGACTCATAGATCGAGGGGAGGAGGCGTATATTCTTGTCCCTGCAATGGCGTTCTGCTTCCGCGAGCCGGCGCCGGTATTCGCTCTCGGGATGGATGTTGGGGTTGTAAAAGTATCCGGTCACGTCACACGTGCCGGTGAGCAGGTTGAGCACATGCGTCGAGCATGGAGCGCAGCATATGTGGAGCAGGAGTTTCGGTTTATCCATCTTGACTGAGGCCTCGGGGCGTGCCTCTATTATAGCCCGGGGGCGAGCGTGGAACAATGGGTGTATGAGGAGGCTGGTAATGCCTCAGTCAGGCACTGACAATGATAGCCGGCTGTCATTGCGAGTCCCGAAAGCTTTCGGGACGCGGCAATCCCCCTCTGAAAGCCCTTTAAGTGAGATTGCTTCTCCCGCCAAGGCGGGATCGCAATGACAGCAGCGTGCGTATCAGTGCTTCACTGAGCGGTTACGGAGGCTGATATTTTAAATGCGGAAGGTGCTGATTGTAGGGGCGAGTGGCTTCCTCGGCTGGAATCTCGCAAAAAAGTTGCGCGGGGCGTACGAGGTGACGGGGACTTTCGGCAGGAATCCGGTCGAACGTGATGGATGCCGCATGGAGAAACTTGACCTCGCTTCAAAAAGCGACGCGGCCGCACTCGTGAGGAGGTGTTCCCCGGAGGTGATTCTCAACGCTGCCGCGCTCATTGACGTCGACCTGTGCGAGCGGGAGCGGGAGAGGGCGGCAGCGATCAACGCGGAGGGATCTCGGATTGTCGCGGAGCTGGCGGCTGAGGTCGGCGCCCGTTTGATATACTTTTCAACCGACATGGTATTTGACGGACGGAAGGGCATGTACAGTGAAGAGGAAGCGCCCCATCCCGTCAACTGGTACGGTGAAACGAAGCTCGCCGGGGAGACGTGGGCACGTGACTGTTGCCCTCGGGCGGTGATCGCGAGGCTCGCCCTCATGTACGGGGCGGGCAGCCGCGCGCACGGGTCGTTTTTCCAGTGGATGCTGCGGCGGCTCGAGAAGGGCGAACGCGTTAACCTGTTCACGGATCAGTTTCGCACGCCCACATTTGTCGGAGATGTCTGCCTGGCCGTGGAAAAAATGATCGAGCGCCCTGAGATCGCGGGGGTGTATCATCTCGCCGGGCCCGAGAGGATGAATCGCTATGAATTTGGGACTCGCCTCGTGGATGTGTTTCATTTTC from Candidatus Auribacterota bacterium includes the following:
- a CDS encoding glycosyltransferase family 9 protein encodes the protein MERVKADCRFLRWDRPCAPHKKEGVHCAQCSFYKPVKERVLIVKLDALGDVLRTTCILPALKKKRGRSQLTWITMPDAVPLLESNPFIDRVIAYGADALGTLGAERFDLVLCLDAAPRSAALGSLAKGRIKKGFGLDACGRVFPFNLEAREWFLMGLFDDIKKRNTRTYQEIVMEICGLKGLDQEIVLRLTDAEKAFARRFAERAGLPAQEVKSGKGHAVIGVNTGSGNRWPMKQWPIPQCVDFIRGLLAEKRWTVLLFGGEEETARNAQIKEGAGEGLIDTGCRNSVREFVSLVDLCDVLVTSDTLGLHVALGLGKKVIGLFGPTSAAEIDVYGRGVKIVSDADCTCCYRRTCGRTPSCMGMISADIAREAVGKILAG
- a CDS encoding polyprenol monophosphomannose synthase, which gives rise to MKTIVVIPTYNEAQNIMPLLAEVLKQPGDLEALVVDDDSPDGTWKLVEEAQVKNPRVHLLLRREKRGRGLAGLDGFKKALAMGADRIVEMDADFSHDPAYLPALLEASESADLVIGSRYVPGGSDEERGLARRAVSSLARQYLKWILWIPVCDPTSGYRCFRREALSSLMAEEIRASDPFIITEILFRSKRKGLSIAEVPIVFRVRRAGSSKLNALTLVKYCFKAMTLRLSEFKRGGGSAAA
- a CDS encoding TIGR00725 family protein, whose protein sequence is MGAIIGVIGASRADRRAARDAYEVGRLIARRGAVLICGGLTGVMEAAARGAREEGGLTIGVLPGDDPRHANLYIDIPIVTGMGYARNIVIVRSARAVIAIGGSYGTLSEIAYALNLGVPLIGLGTWDIAKIDASETRMVMVKTPEEAVEEAMKKIQNPKSQIPI
- a CDS encoding four helix bundle protein, whose protein sequence is MKNGKAAKGTSEFLLIRENKAVYDIRERAFLFARRILEIAEMLPGNPTCNAIRVQLIKAGTSVGANVEEADGSFTRPGFRNKIVIARKEARETNYWLRLVAGKYIDEALLARDIQESKEMIKIFSSIIAKVKA
- a CDS encoding bifunctional nuclease family protein; the encoded protein is MHNGLVEIKIRSVAPTAGGFAIFLQNGKKTFVIYVDQEVGSAIYMFIEGAKKPRPLTHDLIGNILKGLEVRVDRVVINDLRDNTFFARLFLSGEGEAGKRIVEIDARPSDCLAIALQQGARIYVAPHVLDAVNDVGDFFKDKGDDA
- a CDS encoding epoxyqueuosine reductase QueH; this encodes MDKPKLLLHICCAPCSTHVLNLLTGTCDVTGYFYNPNIHPESEYRRRLAEAERHCRDKNIRLLPSIYESGAWFSLIKGCEAEPEGGARCAVCFRVRLEETARAAAAHHLECFGTTLTISPHKDAALVNRIGLEAGERHHLRFHEADFKKGNGYGESCRLSRALGLYRQNYCGCVFSKAMTRAGHPQY
- the rfbD gene encoding dTDP-4-dehydrorhamnose reductase gives rise to the protein MRKVLIVGASGFLGWNLAKKLRGAYEVTGTFGRNPVERDGCRMEKLDLASKSDAAALVRRCSPEVILNAAALIDVDLCERERERAAAINAEGSRIVAELAAEVGARLIYFSTDMVFDGRKGMYSEEEAPHPVNWYGETKLAGETWARDCCPRAVIARLALMYGAGSRAHGSFFQWMLRRLEKGERVNLFTDQFRTPTFVGDVCLAVEKMIERPEIAGVYHLAGPERMNRYEFGTRLVDVFHFPLRLLRPVRMEDLRNLMPRPKDNSLDGRRAERELQIRFKGVVDGLRAVAEEMKNIEWS